From the genome of Geobacter sp. SVR, one region includes:
- a CDS encoding methylmalonyl-CoA mutase — MSITDKTKEWNETVVAKNIVRSPERRENFRTTSDIELERCFTPDFEYPGYEEDLGFPGAYPFTRGVQPTMYRGRFWTMRQYAGFGTAKESNERYKYLLSAGQTGLSVAFDLPTQMGYDSDAAMSQGEVGKVGVAIDSLADMEILFDGIPLDTVSTSMTINSTAAILLCMYIAVAEKQGVSADKISGTIQNDILKEYMARGTYIYPPKESMRIITDIFAYCKDHVPKWNTISISGYHIREAGSSAVQEVAFTLADGIAYVEAAIKAGLAVDEFAPRLAFFFNAHNNLFEEVAKFRAARRIWARIMKERFGAKDPKSQMLRFHTQTAGCTLTAQQPDNNIMRVTIQALAAVLGGTQSLHTNSRDEALALPTEDSVRIALRTQQVIAYESGAADSIDPLAGSFLVESLTDQIEKAALEYIEKIDQLGGAVEAISRGYQQKEIQDSAYAYQKAIENNDMVIVGVNKFAVKEPAPSGLLKVKEEVEISQKTSLAQMKAGRDNAAVAAALTQLESTAKGTDNLMPHILAAVKTYATLGEIADVFRKVFGKHTETVVL; from the coding sequence ATGAGCATTACAGACAAGACCAAAGAGTGGAACGAGACGGTCGTGGCCAAAAATATCGTGCGTTCTCCTGAGCGCAGGGAGAACTTCAGAACGACCTCGGACATCGAACTGGAGCGCTGCTTCACCCCTGATTTCGAGTACCCTGGTTACGAAGAAGACCTCGGTTTTCCCGGTGCCTATCCCTTCACCCGAGGCGTTCAGCCCACCATGTACCGCGGACGTTTCTGGACCATGCGCCAGTATGCCGGTTTCGGCACCGCCAAAGAATCCAACGAACGCTATAAATACCTGCTGTCAGCCGGGCAGACCGGTCTTTCGGTGGCCTTCGACCTGCCGACCCAGATGGGCTACGATTCCGATGCCGCCATGAGCCAAGGGGAAGTCGGCAAGGTAGGCGTTGCCATCGACTCCCTTGCGGACATGGAGATCCTGTTTGACGGCATCCCCCTCGATACTGTCTCGACCTCCATGACCATCAACTCCACCGCGGCCATCCTGCTCTGCATGTACATCGCCGTGGCCGAAAAACAGGGCGTTTCCGCCGACAAGATCTCCGGAACGATCCAGAACGACATCCTCAAGGAGTACATGGCGCGCGGCACCTACATCTATCCGCCCAAGGAGTCGATGCGCATCATCACCGACATCTTTGCCTACTGCAAGGACCACGTACCCAAGTGGAACACGATCTCCATCTCCGGTTACCACATCCGTGAGGCCGGCTCCAGCGCCGTACAGGAAGTGGCCTTCACCCTGGCCGACGGCATCGCTTATGTTGAAGCCGCCATCAAGGCGGGCTTGGCGGTGGATGAATTCGCTCCGCGCCTGGCCTTCTTCTTCAACGCCCACAACAACCTGTTCGAGGAGGTGGCCAAATTCCGCGCCGCCCGCCGCATCTGGGCCCGTATCATGAAGGAGCGCTTCGGCGCCAAGGATCCCAAATCCCAGATGCTGCGCTTCCATACACAGACTGCTGGCTGCACGCTGACAGCGCAGCAGCCGGACAACAACATCATGCGCGTCACCATCCAGGCCCTGGCCGCCGTACTGGGGGGTACCCAGTCGCTGCATACCAACTCCCGTGACGAGGCTCTGGCATTGCCCACGGAAGACTCGGTCCGCATCGCCCTGCGCACCCAGCAGGTCATCGCCTACGAGTCGGGAGCAGCCGATAGCATCGACCCCCTGGCAGGCTCGTTCCTGGTGGAGTCCCTCACCGATCAGATAGAAAAAGCCGCCCTGGAGTATATCGAGAAGATCGACCAACTGGGGGGTGCCGTGGAGGCCATCTCCCGCGGGTATCAGCAGAAAGAGATCCAGGATTCTGCCTATGCCTATCAGAAGGCCATCGAAAACAACGACATGGTCATCGTCGGCGTCAACAAATTCGCGGTCAAGGAGCCCGCCCCTTCCGGCCTGCTCAAGGTCAAGGAAGAGGTCGAAATTTCGCAGAAGACATCTCTGGCCCAGATGAAGGCAGGGCGGGACAACGCTGCGGTGGCGGCTGCTCTGACACAGCTCGAAAGTACTGCCAAAGGTACCGACAATCTGATGCCGCATATTCTGGCAGCGGTTAAAACCTACGCCACCTTGGGTGAGATCGCCGATGTGTTCAGGAAGGTGTTCGGAAAACATACCGAGACGGTGGTGTTGTAG
- the mce gene encoding methylmalonyl-CoA epimerase, which produces MKLTKVNHIGIAVKSLAEALPFYRDNLRMALQGIEEVVEQKVKVAMLEIGESKIELLEPITPDSPIAKFLEKNGTGIHHLAYEVEDIEAAIAVLKAEGSRMIDETPRNGAHGTRIAFIHPKSSNGVLTELCQCSH; this is translated from the coding sequence ATGAAGCTTACGAAAGTCAATCATATCGGCATCGCGGTGAAATCTCTCGCGGAAGCGCTCCCCTTTTACCGGGACAACCTGCGGATGGCCCTGCAGGGCATCGAGGAAGTTGTGGAGCAAAAGGTCAAAGTGGCCATGCTGGAAATCGGTGAGTCAAAAATCGAGCTGCTCGAACCGATCACCCCGGACAGTCCCATCGCAAAGTTTCTGGAGAAGAATGGCACCGGCATTCACCATCTGGCCTATGAGGTGGAGGACATTGAAGCCGCCATTGCCGTGCTCAAGGCCGAAGGTTCACGAATGATCGATGAGACTCCGCGGAATGGTGCACACGGCACCCGCATCGCCTTTATCCACCCCAAAAGCAGTAACGGAGTATTAACCGAGCTCTGCCAGTGTTCTCATTAG
- a CDS encoding VCBS repeat-containing protein — translation MSRLTALSVLLPAILAAQISHAAPLRVFVAEINAVGVQNRDEMKATLQTLLASRLNGEHIAAVGSASEADAVVTGTYVTIGKVFSIDATAKAANGKILTRSFIQGESQDELIPSIGKLAEKLSGELVKTAAPSPTAWAPSAAPSSTSAAFIKSDQQAVRVSGGDFIKPQDTVQNTGGWTSKRLNGAANLVAVGRSLADGGRELFLAEERRLGFYRQGADIKLVTEVEFSNAEKIISLDTMEGNDGATEIYLTVIRADEPASKVFRLQGDKLVQVAENLPYYFRAFSPAGGQKKLYAQSAGRDDDFYGRVYEAKRAGSSVTLTNPVSMPRYGTIYTFNQFRDKDGKLYCVVINPDNYLVVYDEQGTELWRSSDKFGGSELYFQKDDPANVRVTGDRRWIFMNQRIQVTAAGDVLVGKNDGFWVLGNARSYKKGSVYCMTWNGSTLEEKWRTRDTQNYMPDYFLDEGRNELMILQTVQRSGISTRGASSLAIRKVE, via the coding sequence ATGTCCAGACTGACCGCCCTATCTGTCCTGCTGCCCGCCATATTGGCGGCGCAAATTTCGCACGCCGCCCCATTGCGGGTGTTTGTCGCCGAAATAAACGCGGTTGGCGTACAAAATCGCGATGAGATGAAGGCCACCCTGCAGACGCTACTGGCCTCGCGCCTGAACGGCGAGCACATCGCTGCAGTCGGCAGTGCTTCGGAGGCGGATGCTGTCGTTACCGGCACGTATGTTACCATCGGCAAAGTTTTCAGTATCGATGCAACTGCAAAAGCCGCTAACGGCAAAATACTCACCCGCTCGTTCATCCAAGGGGAAAGCCAGGACGAGCTCATCCCGTCAATCGGTAAACTGGCAGAGAAACTGTCCGGCGAGCTGGTAAAGACTGCCGCCCCTTCTCCAACCGCATGGGCCCCATCGGCGGCTCCCTCATCAACCTCGGCTGCTTTTATAAAAAGCGATCAGCAGGCAGTCCGTGTCTCCGGCGGGGACTTCATAAAACCGCAGGATACCGTCCAAAATACCGGTGGCTGGACCAGCAAGCGCCTGAATGGCGCTGCCAATCTGGTCGCGGTCGGTAGATCCCTGGCTGATGGCGGCCGGGAGTTGTTCCTGGCCGAAGAGCGCCGTCTCGGTTTCTACCGGCAGGGGGCCGACATAAAGCTGGTTACCGAGGTGGAGTTCTCCAATGCAGAGAAGATCATCTCCCTAGACACTATGGAAGGTAACGATGGTGCCACGGAAATCTACCTCACCGTCATCCGCGCCGATGAACCGGCTTCCAAAGTTTTTCGGCTTCAGGGAGACAAGCTGGTTCAGGTGGCAGAGAATCTGCCCTACTACTTCCGTGCCTTCAGTCCGGCCGGTGGCCAAAAGAAGCTTTATGCCCAGTCCGCCGGCCGTGACGACGATTTTTATGGCAGGGTTTACGAAGCAAAGCGTGCCGGTTCATCCGTTACGCTCACCAATCCTGTTTCAATGCCGCGCTACGGCACCATCTATACCTTCAACCAGTTTCGCGACAAGGATGGCAAGCTTTACTGCGTGGTCATCAATCCCGATAACTACCTCGTTGTTTACGACGAGCAGGGTACCGAACTGTGGCGCAGCAGCGATAAATTCGGCGGATCAGAGCTTTATTTCCAAAAGGATGATCCCGCCAATGTCCGCGTTACCGGCGACCGGCGCTGGATTTTCATGAATCAGCGTATCCAGGTTACCGCCGCCGGTGACGTACTTGTCGGCAAGAACGACGGCTTCTGGGTGCTTGGCAATGCCCGCTCCTACAAAAAAGGCTCCGTCTATTGCATGACATGGAATGGGTCGACTCTTGAAGAAAAGTGGCGGACCCGCGATACCCAGAATTACATGCCCGACTATTTCCTGGACGAAGGCCGCAATGAGCTGATGATCCTGCAGACCGTGCAGCGCTCCGGCATATCTACCCGCGGTGCATCATCCCTTGCCATCAGGAAGGTCGAATAA
- a CDS encoding ATP phosphoribosyltransferase regulatory subunit: MTDTTPDISLPRGVSDLLPDTAAKIGYIESKIRNVFELWGFRRIITPKLEYEDVIAIGMGEELKGKTFRFDDRQTGRLLAFPPDITPQIARIVATRLKSYPLPHRISYSGRVLRQTEMQTGRSREIFQSGVELIGLDSPEADAEMIAMAVAALQGLGFANFKIDLGQVEFCRGVMAASGLGRPAILELQQAIARKDTSAVARILAANPVPEECRKEICALPRLFGGREVLDQARDIVVNDRSRAALENLRQVLEILDIHGVSDFLTIDLGETRGLDYHTGITFEGFVSGLGEPVCGGGRYDNLTARYGFHAPATGFTFNVLSLLQALERSPELEASTALDFLLFNCREDRREVLEVARHLRSCGYTAARDIIRREYDASLAYARRMNIRCMLVIGDEAERGDYRAVRVRDGETLRIDRNLLQCEALMEFIDQTQGE, translated from the coding sequence ATGACTGACACAACTCCTGACATATCCCTGCCCCGCGGCGTAAGTGACCTTTTACCGGACACTGCGGCCAAGATCGGGTACATCGAAAGCAAAATCCGGAATGTATTCGAATTGTGGGGCTTTCGCCGGATCATCACCCCGAAACTCGAGTACGAGGATGTCATTGCCATCGGCATGGGCGAGGAACTAAAAGGAAAGACCTTTCGCTTCGATGATCGGCAGACCGGACGCCTGCTGGCTTTTCCGCCCGACATTACCCCGCAGATCGCCCGTATCGTCGCAACGCGCCTCAAGAGCTACCCATTGCCGCATCGCATCAGTTACAGCGGACGCGTCTTACGGCAGACCGAAATGCAGACCGGACGCAGTCGCGAAATCTTCCAATCGGGTGTAGAATTAATCGGACTGGATTCGCCCGAGGCGGATGCCGAGATGATTGCAATGGCCGTGGCTGCGCTGCAGGGATTGGGCTTTGCCAACTTCAAAATTGATCTGGGCCAGGTAGAGTTCTGCCGAGGCGTGATGGCCGCTTCCGGGTTGGGTCGGCCCGCAATATTGGAACTGCAGCAGGCAATAGCCCGCAAGGACACCTCTGCGGTGGCGCGCATCCTGGCTGCCAACCCGGTTCCGGAAGAATGCCGAAAAGAGATCTGTGCCCTGCCGCGCCTGTTTGGCGGCCGCGAAGTCCTTGATCAGGCCCGGGATATCGTAGTCAATGATCGGTCGCGGGCCGCGCTTGAAAATCTTCGCCAGGTACTCGAAATTCTGGATATTCACGGCGTCAGTGACTTTCTCACCATCGATCTGGGGGAGACCCGCGGACTCGATTATCACACCGGCATCACCTTCGAGGGCTTTGTCAGTGGCCTGGGTGAACCTGTCTGTGGCGGCGGACGATACGACAACCTGACTGCCCGCTACGGTTTCCATGCACCAGCTACCGGCTTTACGTTCAACGTGTTGAGCCTGTTACAGGCCCTGGAACGCAGCCCCGAGTTGGAGGCCAGTACCGCTCTGGATTTCCTGCTGTTCAACTGCCGCGAGGACCGACGCGAGGTTCTGGAGGTTGCACGGCATCTGAGATCATGCGGTTACACAGCCGCCCGTGACATCATCCGCCGTGAATATGACGCATCCCTCGCCTACGCCCGACGCATGAACATACGCTGTATGCTCGTGATCGGCGACGAGGCCGAAAGGGGAGACTATCGCGCAGTTCGCGTCCGTGACGGTGAGACGCTTCGCATAGATCGTAACCTGCTCCAATGCGAAGCATTGATGGAATTTATCGACCAAACTCAGGGAGAATGA
- a CDS encoding adenylosuccinate synthase: MSNVVVVGAQWGDEGKGKVVDIYTEYADDIVRYQGGNNAGHTLVVGDEKVVLHLIPSGILHEGKRCIIGNGVVLDPEVFIREITKLKESGRLQDDDCLLLSESLHVIMPYHKRIDIARETKSGDKKIGTTGRGIGPCYEDKIGRRGIRLMDLINEEAFSRKLQEFLTEKNFLLENLLGEKPCSFDEILNEYRGYAEILRRYIADTSLVLSKDLKAGKKVLFEGAQGTLLDVDHGTYPYVTSSSTCAGGACTGSGVSPRDIHEIIGISKAYVTRVGSGPFPTELLDATGEQLRQTGGEFGATTGRPRRCGWFDSMVIRYAVRVNGLTGIALTKLDVLSDFDSIKICTGYSYQGEQLETLPAALEIFENCQPVYEEMPGWKSDITGIRRFEDLPENAQAYVRRLEELAGCPIVMVSVGPRRDQTIILKNPFN, translated from the coding sequence ATGTCAAACGTAGTGGTAGTAGGCGCTCAATGGGGCGATGAAGGCAAAGGCAAGGTGGTTGACATCTACACCGAGTATGCCGACGATATCGTCCGTTACCAGGGTGGCAACAATGCCGGCCATACCCTTGTCGTCGGCGACGAAAAGGTGGTACTGCACCTGATCCCTTCCGGCATACTGCACGAAGGCAAGCGCTGCATTATCGGCAATGGCGTGGTGCTGGATCCGGAAGTATTCATCAGGGAAATCACTAAACTGAAGGAGTCGGGGCGCCTTCAAGACGACGACTGCCTGCTGCTGTCCGAATCGCTGCACGTGATCATGCCGTACCACAAGAGGATCGACATCGCCCGCGAAACCAAAAGCGGCGACAAAAAGATCGGCACCACCGGCCGCGGAATCGGCCCCTGCTATGAGGATAAGATCGGCCGCCGCGGAATCCGGCTGATGGATTTGATCAATGAGGAAGCCTTTTCGCGCAAGCTGCAAGAGTTTCTGACGGAGAAGAATTTTCTGCTGGAGAACCTGCTGGGCGAGAAGCCCTGCAGTTTCGACGAAATTCTGAACGAATACCGCGGCTACGCGGAGATATTGCGCCGATACATCGCAGACACGTCGCTGGTGCTGAGCAAGGATCTGAAAGCGGGTAAAAAGGTGCTCTTCGAGGGAGCCCAAGGCACTCTGCTCGACGTCGATCACGGCACCTATCCCTATGTCACGTCGTCTTCGACCTGTGCCGGCGGCGCCTGTACCGGTTCCGGCGTCAGCCCCCGGGATATCCACGAGATCATCGGCATCTCCAAGGCCTATGTCACCAGGGTCGGAAGCGGCCCGTTCCCGACCGAGCTCCTGGACGCCACCGGCGAACAGCTGCGCCAGACGGGAGGGGAATTCGGGGCTACCACCGGGCGCCCGCGGCGCTGCGGCTGGTTCGACAGCATGGTCATCAGGTATGCGGTGCGGGTCAACGGCCTGACCGGCATTGCCCTGACAAAACTCGACGTGCTCTCCGATTTCGACAGCATCAAGATCTGTACCGGCTATAGCTATCAGGGCGAACAGTTGGAAACCCTGCCGGCCGCACTGGAGATCTTCGAAAACTGTCAGCCGGTTTACGAGGAGATGCCCGGCTGGAAATCGGATATCACCGGGATCAGAAGGTTTGAGGACCTGCCCGAGAACGCTCAAGCCTATGTACGGAGACTTGAGGAACTGGCCGGCTGCCCGATCGTGATGGTTTCCGTCGGCCCCCGCCGCGATCAGACAATAATCCTGAAAAACCCCTTCAACTGA
- a CDS encoding alpha-amylase family glycosyl hydrolase: MTRQHSTLPYFLHVIQISARHWRSLELGAVSRSIVERGLPAIIFYRQLALKLNRQRPDAPAPVHASHLNLFATLQKIQRYVIDVIAEEESPGLLTDALGRSGIDAAALEGVAGSFVHLFPPGEVLSGMIDPGGWLNHGTIAADRKRSVLRELLLIRIAAHNQAVDSFREILDDSGLIAADSGYPLLVDGLTATLANGPVLSKLGLTLAEALWAPVKASPGSLAGQLEFIRSHWSSLLPAEMLEELTGAFDLLLEEERERAWGGPPGPPPVLEFGKGGTARGGGVDGSSIFGGYDYLEYEQFSADADWMSNVVLLAKMVYVWLDQLSRRYGYPIDRLDQIPEAELERLQAAGFSGLWLIGIWERSPASQRIKQLCGNPDALASAYSLYDYEIAADLGGWEALANLRERAARHGIRLASDMVPNHTGIYSRWMLQHPDWFVQTDYPPFPTYQFDGEDLSRSPEICIQIEDGYWTKTEAAVVFRYIERSTGRIRYMYHGNDGTSIPWNDTAQLNYLLPEVREATIQTILHVARNFPIIRFDAAMTLAKKHYQRLWFPVRGLGGGIPSRSEHGMSREEFDALFPVEFWREVVDRVAREAPGTLLLAEAFWMMEGYFVRTLGMHRVYNSAFMNMLKMEENAKYRQTIRNVLEFNHEVLKRFVNFMNNPDERTAVEQFGTQGKYFGACVMMVTMPGLPMFGHGQVEGLHEKYGMEYKRAYWDEPVDQGLVRGHEMWIFPLLRRRWLFSGSADFVLYDFRAGSDVDENVFAYSNRAGDHRALVLYHNRYDTTAGWIRESVSFAAKGTGGDTELRSTTLAGALGISPGPAVYYSFRDVATGLEYLRSGAELAEKGLYAELGEYQFFVFVDFREIHDDGEGTWSGLCAALAGRGAANLEVERRQVRYASLNAAFKEVLERVAAAGAPPDSAAEQALIHSAQRFLSILTAQTGSTASGIAAKLERIRHVLAFLDSLFAMSFKAVDVRHWQALTREQVDSAAGMRLLIGWLLLHDARPDTLDHFGLDHSIEQLLVQEEIPAASDTVQLLRALLACGDDIRSSIAVVLKSAFSTPACREYLVVHESGGVVWFNKERFEQFLQWLLIVRLVDRSSEQPAPRTIAVRLGTACREEQRLTEQAGHAGYRGTLFLQLVAPPRKGKRSGRGPKVNEPAAKAVPVKRATRTKTTKT, encoded by the coding sequence ATGACTCGACAGCACAGTACGTTGCCGTACTTTCTCCACGTCATCCAGATATCTGCCCGGCATTGGCGCTCGCTTGAGCTGGGAGCTGTTTCCCGTTCGATCGTCGAACGAGGGCTTCCGGCCATCATCTTCTATCGCCAGCTTGCCCTGAAATTGAACCGGCAGCGCCCCGATGCCCCGGCGCCGGTGCACGCCTCCCATCTCAATCTGTTTGCAACCCTCCAGAAAATCCAGCGCTACGTAATCGATGTGATTGCCGAGGAAGAGTCGCCCGGCCTGCTGACGGACGCGCTCGGGCGGAGCGGAATCGATGCTGCCGCACTTGAGGGGGTAGCCGGAAGTTTTGTGCACCTGTTCCCTCCCGGAGAGGTCTTGTCGGGGATGATCGACCCCGGGGGCTGGCTCAATCACGGCACGATTGCCGCGGATCGAAAACGCTCGGTTCTGCGGGAGCTGCTGTTGATCCGGATTGCTGCACACAATCAGGCCGTCGACAGTTTCCGGGAGATACTCGATGACAGCGGTCTGATTGCCGCCGACTCAGGCTATCCACTCCTGGTGGACGGCCTCACCGCGACTCTGGCCAACGGTCCCGTGTTGAGCAAGCTGGGGCTCACCCTGGCCGAGGCCTTGTGGGCGCCGGTCAAGGCTTCACCCGGCTCGCTTGCCGGGCAATTGGAGTTCATCCGCTCTCACTGGAGCTCGCTGCTGCCTGCGGAAATGCTGGAAGAACTGACCGGTGCCTTTGACCTGCTGCTGGAGGAAGAACGGGAACGGGCCTGGGGTGGCCCTCCCGGCCCCCCCCCTGTTCTGGAATTCGGGAAAGGCGGCACGGCCCGCGGAGGGGGCGTTGACGGCAGTTCGATCTTCGGCGGCTATGACTACCTGGAATATGAGCAGTTTTCCGCGGACGCGGACTGGATGTCCAATGTGGTTCTGCTGGCCAAGATGGTGTATGTCTGGCTGGATCAGCTCAGCCGCCGCTACGGCTATCCCATCGACCGACTTGACCAGATACCGGAGGCCGAACTCGAGCGGCTGCAAGCCGCCGGCTTCAGCGGACTGTGGCTGATAGGCATATGGGAGCGTTCACCCGCCTCGCAGCGGATCAAGCAGTTGTGCGGCAACCCCGATGCGCTTGCTTCGGCCTACTCCCTGTACGACTACGAAATCGCCGCTGATCTGGGGGGCTGGGAGGCGCTCGCCAACCTGCGGGAACGCGCCGCCCGGCACGGTATCCGCCTGGCCAGCGACATGGTCCCCAACCATACCGGCATCTACTCGCGCTGGATGCTCCAGCATCCCGACTGGTTCGTTCAGACCGACTATCCCCCCTTTCCCACCTATCAGTTTGATGGCGAGGACCTGTCCCGCTCCCCCGAAATCTGTATCCAGATTGAGGATGGCTACTGGACCAAAACCGAGGCTGCCGTGGTATTCCGGTATATCGAGCGGAGTACCGGACGGATCCGCTACATGTATCACGGCAACGACGGCACCAGTATTCCCTGGAACGATACGGCCCAGCTCAACTATCTGCTGCCGGAGGTGCGCGAGGCCACCATTCAGACCATCCTGCACGTGGCCCGCAACTTTCCGATCATCCGTTTCGATGCAGCCATGACCCTGGCCAAAAAGCATTACCAGCGCCTCTGGTTCCCGGTGCGGGGCCTGGGAGGGGGGATTCCCTCCCGTTCCGAGCATGGCATGAGCCGTGAAGAGTTCGATGCGCTCTTTCCGGTAGAGTTCTGGCGCGAGGTCGTCGACCGTGTGGCTCGTGAGGCCCCCGGAACGTTGCTCCTAGCCGAAGCCTTCTGGATGATGGAGGGCTACTTCGTCAGGACGCTGGGTATGCATCGCGTCTATAACAGCGCTTTCATGAACATGCTGAAGATGGAGGAAAACGCCAAGTACCGCCAGACAATCAGGAATGTGCTCGAATTCAATCACGAGGTCCTCAAGCGCTTCGTCAATTTCATGAACAACCCGGACGAGAGGACCGCTGTCGAGCAATTCGGTACCCAGGGGAAATACTTTGGCGCGTGCGTAATGATGGTCACCATGCCGGGGCTGCCGATGTTCGGCCATGGTCAGGTGGAGGGATTGCACGAAAAATATGGCATGGAATACAAGCGAGCCTACTGGGATGAGCCGGTCGACCAGGGGCTGGTGCGCGGGCATGAGATGTGGATCTTTCCCTTGCTGCGCCGGCGCTGGCTTTTTTCGGGTTCGGCCGATTTCGTGCTTTATGATTTCCGCGCTGGGAGCGACGTGGATGAGAATGTCTTCGCCTACAGCAATCGGGCAGGCGATCACCGCGCCCTGGTGCTGTACCACAATCGCTACGATACAACGGCAGGATGGATCAGAGAATCGGTTTCATTTGCCGCCAAAGGGACCGGTGGCGATACGGAACTGCGAAGCACTACCCTGGCCGGGGCTTTGGGAATTTCCCCGGGCCCGGCTGTGTATTATTCCTTCAGGGATGTTGCCACCGGGTTGGAATATCTGCGTTCGGGAGCCGAACTGGCGGAAAAGGGATTGTACGCCGAACTGGGAGAGTACCAGTTCTTTGTCTTCGTCGACTTCCGGGAGATCCACGACGACGGCGAGGGCACCTGGAGCGGGTTGTGCGCGGCGCTGGCAGGACGTGGCGCTGCAAATCTCGAAGTCGAACGCCGACAAGTGCGTTATGCGTCGCTCAACGCCGCGTTCAAGGAGGTGCTGGAACGGGTAGCGGCGGCTGGTGCTCCCCCGGATTCGGCGGCTGAGCAGGCCCTGATTCACTCGGCCCAGCGCTTCCTGTCAATTCTTACGGCCCAGACCGGTAGTACGGCGTCCGGGATTGCGGCAAAACTGGAACGCATCCGGCATGTACTTGCCTTTCTTGACAGCCTGTTTGCCATGTCGTTCAAGGCTGTGGATGTTCGGCACTGGCAAGCTCTCACACGGGAGCAGGTTGACTCTGCCGCCGGCATGCGGCTGCTGATCGGCTGGTTGCTGCTGCATGACGCTCGACCCGATACGCTGGATCACTTCGGCCTGGATCACTCTATCGAGCAGCTGCTGGTGCAGGAGGAGATTCCGGCTGCCAGCGATACGGTGCAACTCCTGCGCGCCCTGCTGGCCTGCGGCGACGATATCCGGAGCTCAATCGCCGTGGTACTCAAATCCGCCTTCAGCACGCCCGCCTGCCGGGAATACCTGGTGGTGCACGAGAGCGGCGGAGTGGTGTGGTTCAACAAGGAACGCTTCGAACAGTTCCTGCAGTGGCTTTTGATTGTACGCCTCGTGGACCGCTCTAGCGAACAGCCGGCGCCGCGCACAATTGCCGTGCGGCTCGGCACGGCATGCCGTGAAGAGCAGCGTCTTACGGAACAGGCCGGTCATGCGGGATACCGGGGCACCCTGTTTCTTCAACTTGTGGCGCCGCCCCGGAAAGGCAAGCGATCAGGACGCGGTCCGAAAGTAAACGAGCCGGCGGCAAAGGCAGTACCTGTCAAACGGGCTACTCGGACGAAAACGACAAAAACATAG